A section of the Oncorhynchus gorbuscha isolate QuinsamMale2020 ecotype Even-year linkage group LG04, OgorEven_v1.0, whole genome shotgun sequence genome encodes:
- the LOC124034096 gene encoding 60S ribosomal protein L37: MTKGTSSFGKRRNKTHALCRRCGSKAYHLQKSSCGKCGYPEKRKRKYNWSAKAKRRSTTGTGRIRHLRVVYRRFRNGFREGTVPKPKRAAVAASSSS, translated from the exons ATG ACGAAGGGAACGTCGTCATTTGGTAAACGTCGCAACAAGACGCACGCCCTGTGTCGTCGGTGCGGCTCCAAGGCATACCACCTCCAGAAGTCCTCCTGCGGAAAGTGTGGCTACCCCGAAAAGCGCAAGAGAAAGT ATAACTGGAGTGCCAAGGCCAAGCGACGCAGCACTACCGGAACTGGCCGTATCAGACACCTGAGGGTCGTCTACCGCAGATTCAG GAATGGATTCCGTGAGGGAACTGTCCCTAAGCCTAAGAGGGCAGCAGTGGCTGCCTCTAGCTCTTCCTAG